The following coding sequences are from one Gossypium hirsutum isolate 1008001.06 chromosome A12, Gossypium_hirsutum_v2.1, whole genome shotgun sequence window:
- the LOC107954145 gene encoding kiwellin-1, which produces MVEADTCKPSGKLRGKKPPPGKCNKGHDSDCCQEGKFYNTYTCSPPVSSHTKATLTLNGFGPKEDGGGPCECDNNYHKDSELIVALSTGWFNKKKRCMNYINIHGNGKTVKAKVVDECDSTMGCDDEHDYQPPCANNIVDASDAVWDALGVYGDKRGEMEIYWSDV; this is translated from the coding sequence ATGGTGGAAGCAGATACATGCAAACCCAGCGGCAAGCTTAGAGGGAAAAAGCCTCCTCCAGGTAAATGTAACAAAGGCCATGATTCTGATTGTTGCCAAGAAGGCAAGTTTTATAACACGTATACATGTTCGCCGCCGGTTTCAAGTCATACCAAGGCAACCCTAACTCTCAACGGATTCGGTCCGAAGGAGGACGGTGGCGGTCCATGTGAATGCGACAACAACTATCATAAAGATTCAGAATTGATCGTGGCGCTTTCGACGGGGTGGTTCAACAAGAAAAAACGGTGTATGAATTATATTAACATTCATGGTAATGGAAAAACTGTTAAAGCTAAGGTAGTCGATGAATGTGACTCTACGATGGGGTGTGATGATGAACACGATTACCAGCCTCCGTGTGCCAACAACATAGTCGATGCCTCGGATGCAGTTTGGGATGCCTTGGGAGTGTATGGAGATAAACGTGGCGAAATGGAGATATACTGGTCtgatgtttga
- the LOC107956031 gene encoding uncharacterized protein, whose protein sequence is MTCSPDDYLRCAVSLLKEEAYHWWKTIEAVVPTEKLTWEFFQGEFKKKYVGKRYLDKKKREILDLRQGNWTVAEYEREFVYLSRYALEIIPTEEDMCVQFEEGLNDEIRMMIGGTKIREFVVLSDLAQKMEEVYNRKMKQERRNKESYKRSSSKSFSAFLIKKFKEDSIRATSLPERLKTRVTQPDRGISIRSVASEASVQNTPRSKCQHCGKYHLGECRGKIGACYKCGTIYHFIRNYTLLQKDEEE, encoded by the coding sequence atgactTGTTCTCCAGATGACTATTTAAGGTGTGCTGTTTCCTTGTTAAAAGAAgaagcatatcactggtggaaaacaATAGAAGCTGTGGTACCAACCGAGAAacttacttgggaatttttccagggtgagtttaaaaagaaatatgttggtaAAAGATATTTagacaagaaaaagagagaaattcTTGATCTTCGACAGGGAAATTGGACAGTAGCTGAGTATGAGAGGGAGTTTGTATACCTTAGCAGATATGCTCTAGAGATTATTCCTACAGAAGAAGACATGTGTGTCCAatttgaagaagggttgaatgatgAAATCAGAATGATGATAGGTGGTACGAAAATTCGAGAATTTGTGGTTTTATCAGATCTAgctcaaaagatggaagaagtgTACAATAGAAAGATGAAACaggaaagaagaaacaaagaatCTTATAAGAGAAGCTCTTCCAAATCATTTTCAGCATTTCTAATTAAAAAGTTTAAGGAGGATTCCATTCGAGCTACATCGCTACCTGAACGATTGAAGACTAGAGTAACTCAACCTGATCGTGGAATATCAATCAGATCAGTTGCTAGTGAAGCCAGTGTACAAAATACTCCCAGGTCTAAATGCCAACACTGTGGAAAATACCATTTGGGAGAATGTAGAGGTAAAATAGGAGCTTGCTACAAATGTGGAACCATTTATCATTTTATCCGGAATTATACTCTATTAcaaaaagatgaagaagaataG
- the LOC107956644 gene encoding hevamine-A, whose product MAFKLKVSAPFICMMILVLATGSNGGGISIYWGQNGNEGTLADTCATGNYEYVNIAFLATFGNGQTPMINLAGHCDPYSNGCTGLSSDIKSCQAKGVKVILSIGGGAGSYSLASSDDARQVATYLWNNFLGGTSSSRPLGPAILDGIDFDIEGGTGEYWDDLAKYLSGYSKKGKKVYLTAAPQCPFPDAWIGNALKTGLFDYVWVQFYNNPPCQYSSADIANLEDAWKQWTSDIPATNIFLGLPAAPDAAGSGFIPVNDLTSKVLPAIKNSSKYGGVMLWSKYYDGQSGYSSSIKSHV is encoded by the coding sequence ATGGCATTCAAGCTTAAAGTATCAGCTCCATTCATCTGCATGATGATTTTGGTGCTAGCAACTGGTTCCAATGGTGGTGGGATTTCCATCTATTGGGGCCAAAATGGCAACGAAGGCACCCTAGCAGACACTTGTGCTACGGGGAATTATGAATACGTGAATATAGCCTTCTTGGCAACATTTGGAAATGGCCAAACTCCAATGATAAACCTCGCCGGTCATTGCGATCCTTATAGCAACGGTTGTACTGGGTTAAGTTCCGATATTAAATCGTGTCAAGCCAAAGGTGTTAAAGTGATTCTTTCTATAGGTGGAGGCGCCGGTAGTTACTCCCTCGCTTCGTCAGATGACGCTAGGCAAGTCGCAACGTATCTTTGGAACAATTTCTTAGGGGGAACATCGTCGTCTCGACCGCTTGGACCGGCTATCCTTGATGGAATTGACTTTGACATCGAGGGAGGTACTGGTGAATACTGGGACGATCTCGCAAAGTACCTTTCTGGATATAGTAAGAAAGGCAAGAAAGTGTACTTAACGGCGGCTCCTCAATGCCCGTTCCCTGATGCATGGATCGGAAATGCATTGAAAACAGGTCTATTTGATTACGTTTGGGTCCAATTCTATAACAACCCTCCTTGTCAATACTCATCGGCCGATATTGCCAACCTTGAAGATGCATGGAAACAATGGACATCGGATATTCCAGCGACGAATATTTTTCTTGGACTACCGGCAGCTCCGGATGCAGCGGGTAGCGGTTTCATCCCTGTAAATGATCTAACATCGAAGGTTCTCCCTGCCATAAAGAATTCCTCCAAGTATGGTGGTGTTATGCTTTGGTCCAAGTATTATGATGGTCAAAGTGGATATAGCTCTTCCATCAAGAGCCATGTCTaa
- the LOC107956032 gene encoding uncharacterized protein — MATSQRSKCTSQSSAAGATCSSAKDSVARSEVRAPARIYAIRAREETRAPDVIAGTFYLSNVIVYALIDPGSTHSYICTVLASEKKLSVEPTEYDVQFDVILGMDWLTKHDAVINCCEKRISLKCQVGDILSVEPENSNDVIKIISAFSAQRLMRKGNELPVIKEFPDVFPEELPGLLPDQEVEFVIDVVPGTAPILVTPYRMAPAELKELKTQLQELLDKRLCVDAVGKSGGLCFSTVKITGEELSYA; from the exons ATGGCTACTTCTCAGAGAAGTAAATGTACGAGTCAAAGCAGTGCTGCAGGAGCTACTTGTTCGAGTGCAAAAGATTCTGTTGCTCGGTCAGAGGTTAGAGCACCAGCACGTATATACGCCATCCGAGCTAGAGAAGAAACCAGGGCTCCAGACGTtattgctggtactttctatctcTCTAATGTTATTGTATATGCATTAATTGACCCAGGGTCTacacattcttatatttgcacagTATTAGCATCAGAAAAGAAATTGTCTGTTGAACCAACTGAATATGATGTTCAA TTCGATGTTAtactgggaatggattggttgacaaaACATGATGCTGTGATAAATTGTTGCGAGAAGCGGATTAGTTTGAAATGTCAGGTAGGTGATATACTTTCTGTTGAGCCtgagaattcaaatgatgttatcaAAATTATTTCAGCTTTTTCGGCTCAGAGATTAATGCGGAAGGGTAATGAG TTGCCGGTTATTAaagaatttcctgatgtatttcccgaagaattaccaggtttactaCCAGATCAggaagttgaatttgtgattgatgtGGTACCGGGGACAGCTCCTATATTAGTGAcaccatatcgtatggcaccagctGAGTTAAAAGAGCTGAAGACACAGTTGCAGGAATTACTGGACAAAAG gttgtgtgttgatgcagtcGGAAAAAGTGGTGGCCTATGCTTCTCAACAGTTAAAATCACaggagaagaattatcctacgcatga